The sequence below is a genomic window from Halanaerobiales bacterium.
TCATTTTTCTTACAGGGGTTACACTAAGAATAATGAAAAGAATACCTTCTACAAATATAACACCTAAAGCGGCCTGCCAGGAAACTCCCATATTCAAAACAACTGAATAAGTAAAATATGCATTAAGTCCCATTCCAGATGCTAGAACAAAAGGATAATTGGTTAAAAATGCCATAAAAAGCGTACCGACAATAGCACCAGCAATAGTAGCAATAAAAACACCACCAAATGGCATTCCTGCATCACTTAAAATACTGGGATTGACAAAAATTATATATGCCATAGTCATAAAAGTAGTAAACCCAGCTAATATTTCAGTTTTTACATCTGTATTATTTTCTTCTAATTTAAAAATATTCTCTAAAAATCCAGAATTAGCATTTTTAGATTCCATAACTTTTATTATCCCCCTTATTTATTCTACTACTAAAGATACAAAATCAAATTTTTCTGCAGAAAATAAACCTCTATCTGTTACCTTTAGCCTTGGTATAACAGGTAATGCCATAAAAGATATTGTCATAAAGGGACTTTCATTTTGGACACCTAATTTTTTAGCTTCTTTTCTTAACTCAGATAATTTATCAGCAACTTCATTTAAAGTTTTGTCTGACATCAAACCTGCTATTGGTAATGCTAATTTATTTATTAATTTTCCATTTTCAATAATCACTATCCCACCATTCATTTTTTCTATCTCTCGAACAGCTTTTAACATATCTTTTTTATTTAATCCAACTACAATAATATTATGTGAATCATGACCAACCGAAGTTGCAATAGCCCCTCTTTTTAAACCAAAACCACCTAAAAGACCTAAACCTACATTTCCCGTTTGGTGGTGTCTCTCAACTACAGCCAATTTATTAAGATTTTTATTTACTAAATCTTCATTTTTAACTGGACTTTTTTCAAAACTAACAGTATCTTTTCTGGTAACTATTTGCTCGCTTACTAAATTCATTGTTCTATACTTATTTCCTTGAGGTAATTCAAAATCTTTTTCAGAAATTTCTCCTATATTCACTGAAGAAAATATTTTATTATATTCTTCACTTTTTTCAAAATTATCTTTTGGATAACCAGCTATAAATTCTTGATCTTCAGCAACTAATTTACCATCTTTAAATACCTTTTCTACCTTGAAATTTTTAAGATTATCTAAAACCACCAGATCAGCTTTATAACCTGGAGCAATGGCTCCAATATCATCAAAACCGAGAGCTGTAGCTGAATTAATAGTAGCTAGTTTAATAGCTTTTATAGGATCCAAACCTTCCTTAACAGCTTTTTTTATCAAAAAGTTAATTTGCCCTTCTTTAATTAAATCACCAGGATGTCTATCATCTGTAGCAAAGAGAAAACGATTAAAATTCCTATCATTAACCGCAGGAAGTAGTTGTTTTAAATCTCTGGTTACAGAACCTTCCCTGATCATAATATACATGCCTTTTCTTAATTTTTCTAAAGCTTCTTTGGCTGTTGTACATTCATGATCAGCTTTTATTTTACCCTGTAAGTAGGCATTTAAATCTTTACCCTTTACTCCAGGAGCATGGCCATCAATAAATTTATTTGAAAAAAGATCAAGTTTTTCCCAGAGTTTATTATCTCCATTGATCACTCCTGGATAATCCATAACTTCACCTAAACCAAATATCCCATCATAATCAATCATTTTTTCAAGTTCATTTGCATTTAGTACTGCTCCACCAGTTTCAAATTTACTGGATGGTACACAGGAAGGTAACATTAAGTTGAAATTCCAGGGCATTTTTAACCCCTTATTTAAAATATATTTTATCCCCCTTAATCCAGCAACATTAGCTATTTCGTGAGGATCAGCTACAATTGTAGTTGTACCTAAAGAAATAGCTTTTTTAGCAAATTCCTCAACAGGTACCATTGCACTTTCTAAATGGAGATGACCATCTACAAATGAAGGTGCCAGAATTTTTCCGTCCAGGTCAACTTCTTTTCTTCCCTGATAATCACCAATCCCTATTATTTTCCCAGAAGATATAGCCAAATTATCTTCATAAAGCTCTTCATTAAATACATCAAGAATTTTGCAGTTTTTTAATACTAATTCAGCAGGACTATCACCTCTTGCTTCTTTTAATAATTGAGAATTAATAATTATCACCTCCCTCTCCTTTAATTACTAATCTATCTTTTAATATGAAGAGCATCAAAATTACATCTTGTTACACATAAACCACAACCTGCACATTTTTCTTTATTTACAACTGCTATATTATCCTCATCAAGTTCTATTGCGTTATATACACAGCTTCTTACACATAGATTACAACCAGTACAGGCCTCTCTATCTACAGTTGGAGGAATTGTTTCAAAATTAGCTGTGTCAGGAGCCTCTTTTTGGGCCAGACCTCT
It includes:
- the ade gene encoding adenine deaminase; this encodes MIIINSQLLKEARGDSPAELVLKNCKILDVFNEELYEDNLAISSGKIIGIGDYQGRKEVDLDGKILAPSFVDGHLHLESAMVPVEEFAKKAISLGTTTIVADPHEIANVAGLRGIKYILNKGLKMPWNFNLMLPSCVPSSKFETGGAVLNANELEKMIDYDGIFGLGEVMDYPGVINGDNKLWEKLDLFSNKFIDGHAPGVKGKDLNAYLQGKIKADHECTTAKEALEKLRKGMYIMIREGSVTRDLKQLLPAVNDRNFNRFLFATDDRHPGDLIKEGQINFLIKKAVKEGLDPIKAIKLATINSATALGFDDIGAIAPGYKADLVVLDNLKNFKVEKVFKDGKLVAEDQEFIAGYPKDNFEKSEEYNKIFSSVNIGEISEKDFELPQGNKYRTMNLVSEQIVTRKDTVSFEKSPVKNEDLVNKNLNKLAVVERHHQTGNVGLGLLGGFGLKRGAIATSVGHDSHNIIVVGLNKKDMLKAVREIEKMNGGIVIIENGKLINKLALPIAGLMSDKTLNEVADKLSELRKEAKKLGVQNESPFMTISFMALPVIPRLKVTDRGLFSAEKFDFVSLVVE